DNA sequence from the Nicotiana tomentosiformis chromosome 3, ASM39032v3, whole genome shotgun sequence genome:
ttgatgttgttcggtatgcccaaaggacttcgggcaggatttctctccattttcccttcacgtcgttcaatctcttcttcaggttttgaagaatagtcttgttcgttgattcggcttgaccgttcccactggggtggtatggtgttgataatatccttcttattttgtgatctttgaggaattttgtgattttgctaccaacgaattgcttcccattgtcgcatactatttcggcgggtatcccgaatcggcatatgatatgatcccaaataaagtatatgacttctttctctcttattttctcgaatgcctgcgcttcaacccatttagaaaaatagtcagtcataaataaaataaatttggctttacctggggtcgatggcagagggccgacgatgtccatcccccatttcatgaatggccacggggataggaccgagtgaagttgctccccggcttgatggatcattggcgcaaacctctgacatttatcacatttacgaacaaattctttcgcatctttgcccatgtcgatccaataataccccgctctgatcacttttctgACTAATGTATCAGCGCtggagtgattgccacaagtgccctcgtgtacttcccggaggatataattggtatctcccggacccacacataccgccatcggtccatcgaatgttcttcgatatagtgttccatccgcagccaacgtaaatcgagcagctttagtccgtagggccctggaatctttagggtctgaagggagctttccattttttaagtactcaatatacttgtttctccaatcccaggttaagctagtagaatttattttggCGTGACTTTCTTCGATTATCGATCTTGACAGTTGAacaacagtccccgagctcaaatcacctacctcgaccgacgatcccaaatttgctagagcatcggcctcattattccgttctcgTGGGATATGTCGtagggtccattgtttgaaatggtgtaagGTGATAAGAAGTTTATCcagatacctttgcatcctaccttctcggactttgaaggttttgtttacttgactcaccaccagcaaagagtcacagtgtgcctcaatgacttctgctcccaagtttctagctagttcgagacctgcaatcatggcttcatactcggcctcattgttagttaacctgatatatttaatagcttgcctaataatgttacccgtggagggttttaaaactatgcctaatCCGGACCCTTttatattcgaagcaccgtccgtgaaaaggatccataccccgggCGATATATctgatttcaaaaggagttccctttcgacttcgggtatgagggttggcgtgaagtcggccacgaagtctgccagaatttgagacttgatggccgtgcaggattgatattcgatatcgtacccactgagttcgatggcccatttggccaatcggcctgatagttcgggcttatgTAAGATATTTCGGAGTgggtaggtggttaatacgcttacggggtgacattggaaatacggccttaactttctagatgcgcttaccagggcaagtgccaatttttctaaatgcggatatctagtttccgcttctcctaaggtccgacttacgtaataaacgggaaattgtgtaccttgctcttctcgaactaggacgctgcttacggcgacttccgataccgccaagtacaggtAGAGCTGTTCgtccgctttcggagtatgaagcagtggcgggctcgagaggtatcttttcaattcctgtaacgcttgttggcattccgacgtccaggcgaagtcgttcttctttttgagtagggagaaaaatttgtgactccgatccgatgatcttgaaatgaaccggcctaaggctgcaattcttcccgttaacctttgtacaactttcacgctgtccacgacggtgatgtcttcgatggccttgattttgtcggggttgatctcaattccccgatttgagaccatgaagccgaggaacttgcccgaaccgaccccgaaagcacatttttcggggttgagcttcatgttgaatTTCCTTAgaatcttgaacgtttcctgcaaatgggccaaatggtcctctgcgcgcagggacttaactagcatgtcatcaatataaacttccatcgttttacctatttgttcttcgaacattctgtttactaggcgttgataagtagctcctgcattttttagcccgaagggcattacgttataacaatatgttccatatcgggtcacaaatgaagtcttttcccggtcgtccggatttatctgaatttgattataccctgaataggcatcgagaaaggtgGGAATCTCGTGGCTGGCCGTgacatcgatcatacgatcgatattgggcagtggaaaggaatctttggggtaTGCTTTGTTCAAacccttatagtccacacacattctaagtttgtttccttttttaggtacaacaaccacattggctaaccattcggggtattttacttcccgaatggaccctatcttgagaagtttggttacctcgtcctttataaatgcgtgcttttcctcgaactggggccttcttttttgcttcactggTCTGAACATAGGGTTCAAGCTTAACTGGTGCGCCGTTAtgtctggcgggatccctgttatatctagatgggaccaggcaaaacagtcgatgttattgataagaaattgaatgagtttcttcctgagttcggggctcaaacccgttcccaggtatacctttcgttcgggccagtgttcgatcagcacgatttgctccagttcctcaattgttgatttggtggcatcgaaatcatcaggggttacgaaggatcgagggatccatcgatcatcATCGTCTTCTTCAATGTTCTACTtacctggctgggtcgaagccgatgtctgtgattgctatttggcgctctgttctgaacctgatccttttatcggtgaaggcgaggatattgattttgcttcttcgacggagaacatttcctttgtggccgattgttccccgtacactattttgacacctcccgatgttgggaatttgaggacctggtgtagggtcgagggtacggctctcatgttgtggatccactgCCTTCCGaagagggcgttatatctcatatcaccttcgatcatgTGAAACTTTGTTTGCTGGATGGTTCTGGCCACGTTTAACGGTAGGGAAATTTCGCcgttagtggtttcacatgccatattgaatccgtttagaaccagagttgcagGTACGACCTGATCTTGCAGACCGAGCTGTTTTActaccctcgatctgatgatattggccgagctacctggatcaattaacacacgcttaatcttagttttattcatgagtacggatattaccagtgcatcgttatggggttggatgattccctctgtatcttcGTCACCGAAGGATAATGTCCCTATGGGtgtataatcttgagttcgagatcgcttcacaatcgatgttttagtgcgtttaagcatcggtccctaGGGGGCATCGATGCCGCcgacgatcatgtgaatgacgtgttgcggttcttctggctCGTTTCGCTTACCGAATTCCTTGTCTCTAAAATGGTTCTTCACCCTATCGCTcagaaattctcgaaggtgccctttattaaataagcgggccacttcctctcttagttgcccgcaatcttccgttttgtgaccatgggtgccatgatattcgcacatttgattgggattcctttgggcaggatcgatttgcatgggtcgaggccatctggtgtctttgatgtgtccgatggccgatacgatggcggatgtgcCAATGTTGAAATTATACTCCGATAGTCGAGGGATTTCTATAGGATAtgtatatttatcaaagccgctcttgctcataagtccccgagaagtTTGCCCCGATCAATCCTTCGGTTGTTCCGAACCGTGTCatgtgctgaaccgttgttcatccgatctgtgtcGTACGGTTTGTATCGATCtatgttcgacctttgttctctgttggtttCCCTTTGATTTCTAGCGGTTGTGTGGTTCTGATGTACGGGCCCATACGGAGCCcacaattgatcatcttcgaccctaatttttgattggtaccggttgtgtacatctgtccaagttattgctgggtactcgatcaaattttgtttcagccgacgtgacgCTGTCGAGTTTAGCacgttcagtccttgggtgaagacttgtacggcccaatcgtctgtgaccggtggcaagtccatacgctctatttgaaatcgggatacgaattccctcagcatctcgttacccctttgctttactttgaagaggtccgattttcttgttgcaacctttatggtaCCAACATGCGCTTTTACGAACGATTCTGCTAAGATGGCGAAGGAGTCAATGGAATTcggtggtaagttgtgataccagatcatcgctccttttgcgagggtctctccgaactttttcaacaacacggattcgatttcatcatcctccaaatcgttgcctttgatggcgcatgtgtaggaggtgacgtgttcgttaggatcggtcgtaccattatatttgggaatttcgggcatacagaattttttggggattggttttggggccgcgctcgaggaaaaaggcttttgtatgaattttttggaatcgagcccttttatcattggcggagcccccggaatttgatcgaccctagcattatacgtttccatttttttgtcgttggcttcgactcgcttcatgagttcttcgagcaatttagcaatttcaggagcagtccccgattcctgctcgtttgatttcactacggcGGGTTCCGTTCTAGGTGTGACTTCTCGAAGATGCAGGTTGGAGTTCGGCCCGCTTTGCGTATGGGatcggctctgcaactgagctatcgctgcttgttgggcttgcaacatttcaaaaatcatacgcaagctgaccccgattttccccgtgctgtaggtgtctcgggctatggatcgagcaccgccctgaacgcTCCTCTCTGGTTCAGAacgctgattcgcttctagagctatttgcgAATTGATATCcactggtacttcggctcgaatttcgggctcttcgattcgagcctcgttgtcGTTGTTAGGTAGCCTTTCGATCTTGGGCACCAAGttattggtttcatcttgaagaccagcttcgaggtcgataggtagagccatgGCTGGttcgaagttgtaagctggaatgtactgtagatttatatcaaacaatcaccgttacccttagccccacggtgggtgccaaactgtttacccgaaaaaatcgaataacgttaaatttagatatggttctaagggtatacaaatttctttgatacaaaatgacgatACAAGTATTTTTGCTAGGGAAATGGAAAAATGATGGAAGTGAAGAttgaaaaatattagaagaaccAGCTCAATGAAAATCCTCCCTCTATTGCGGTCTATctccccctttatagtagagggtcactactttatttgtaacaacataaaataatacatatattgGAGAACTCATGATGGTTTGCCTCTCCCTTGATtctcgccgagattctctcccttggtgcggttgtaacggctcttatCTGCGGGCTTGGCATTGACTCGAGCTTGGTGCTAGATCGAGTCCCCAGTCTTAGTTCGAGCTAGGTTCTGCCTtggagcatcgatattcggggcctgtgtcggtCGTCATTACCCTGTAGTCCGATTCGGAtgcgggctcgataatgatatcgagttttgcggttgattggtcttatagctcgaagctcgacgtctctacttcggaattcgtccgagctcgccatgcggatacccttcgattgaaacgtcattgtctcgaccggcctttatgactgagaatcggttttgaccgtatacaaatttCACACGAAATTCTCACTTAAAATCTCACTAAGTCCAAAGGCACCTATTTATAGCACATAGACAGCCTTCGGGACTTGACAGCATATGGACACTTGTTGTCTACAGCTTTTGCCGCTTGACGGGCTATTGCTAAATCTGATCATAACTTGTAGTTGACATCCCCAACTACATAGGTCATTATCTCCACGAAATGATAGTGGATACAAGCACTAAACAGACATGGGTACAAATAGTTACAAAAAGGTAACCGTCACTGCTTTGGCATGTGTACTGCATGTGCCCTTTGACTTGGTCAGCTATTGCACGCCCTAGGCTGGCATTGCGCTCAACCTTGGATCATTTTGACATTGCTCCACACCAATGCCTTGCCCACAACCTGTCTCCCATGATTTTGCCGCACACGCCCGAAGCCACTGCCGCCCGCACATGCCTTGGCCGAGTTTTTGCCTTGCCCATGTCAACGATTGTTTTACCCGTGCCATTTCTTGTCTTTTGCTTCACATAGCCTTATCTTAGCTATTGAAAGCCTTTGTCATCATACCGCACTGCCGTGTTTTTGCTTAGCCCGCACTTGGCGCTGCCACAACCCGAAGTGcctgtgtcattgactttggcgCGCATGTCATGCCATGCCGCCCTAACTTGCCCACACTGCCTTGTCAAGCCTTTGCCAAGCATGTCTTGCCTGCCCCAAGACCTTGGCCAATACTCTCCCACAACCCCCACATGACAATGTCTTGTCCATTGCCCGCATGATCGTTTTGTCCGCATATAGGCAAATGGCAAGGCCATCACGCCCAATCCTTGCCACACTCGCGCCACACCCGATGTCAAAGAGTCAGGCCCCTAACAAACCATCCGCACCATTTGAAATCGACGTCCTCGTCGATCCAACTTAGTTATTCAGCCCCAAGGGGTTGTTGACATACAACGCCCATATTGCTCCATTCACATTTGCCACAATGGCATTTGCCTCTGCCACTTGTTCCTGTTTTTCCGCAGCCAACATAGCATTCATCTTAGCCTACACCGGACAATTCTTCTTCAAGTGAGGTCCACCACAAGTAAAGCAGCCTTTGAATTTGCCGCTTCTTTCCTTGCCATTGGAAGTCTCCGCCTGTCTCCCATTCTTGGCAAATCCTTCATCTTCAGCAGCTTGGTCTTTCCCACTTTTCTTCCATTCCTTTGCTTTGTCTTTTCTTTCGTCGGACTTTGAATGCGAAGATTCAGCGGGGTCATCTCCTAAATTGAAATCAGCCAACGCATCTGCCGCCGCAATAGCAGTAGAGAGGCTTTGAACATTCTGCCTTCTCAACTCTAATTGTGCTCAGCCCTTCAATCCGCTCATGAAGTAATGTAGCTTGTCTTCCTCTGCCATATTACTTACATTCAGCATCAAGGACAAGAATTCCTATACTCACTCACCGTGCCACTTTGTTTCAAGCGACGCAGGCCATCTCTTGCAACCCATGACGAGTTGGTTGGAAGGAATTGAGATTTTAATTGCTTCTTCAGTATCTCCCAAGTTTCAATCATGGGCATTCCGGCACTTTCCACTTCTACCACTCGTGTATGCCACCACATTTTCGCATCATAAGTCAAATACATAGGTGTGATGGTCACCTTTTCATCATCCGGCACACGAGCAGCCTGAAAATGCTGCTCCATATCCCACAAGAAATTTTCTAGTTCTTTGGCACTTCTTGCACCACCATAATCCTTTGGCTCCGGAATCCTCACCTTGGTGCAACCATCACTTCTAGGGGCAATGTTTTGTAATGCCCTTCGAAGTTGAACCACCACCTCGCGCAGTTCTTCATTTTCCTTGCGTACCAAGGCCATTTCTGCCAGCGTAGTTTCATGCCTCGCCGCATAATCTGCCTCCAAACGTGCCATTCTCGCAAGAACAGAAGAATCAACACCTATTTCAAGAGTGCCCAACGAGTGCTTACAACTGTTCCACCCTTTGGCGTTGTTCAACATTTGTGCCACCAGCCATGTTTTCAAACAACAACACGAAATCTGCTACTGGTCGTCTTACCATCACCACGAACTTTGCTCCGCTCTAATACCAGTTGTCACAGGAGCATTTTTAGTCAGCCTAAAGTTACACCCGCACGGCAGTCAAGTTGCGCACTTGACTCTACCTTTCCcaacacttagccaaattttcAACAAGTTTGGCCTTACACGAAATTAGGCAGCAAATATAAAGAGAACACAATCAAATACGGGAAGATCCCAACCTTTGAATTAATTTGAAAATCTACAAAAGAAACCCTCACTTTGCTAGGAACACAAGTCGCTCACAACCCACTTCGTCTAGCCAAGATCACAAGTCGATCTTGCACACTAAAATCTGCCCAATGCCCAGCCTTAACCCCTTTTTGAAACACTTAGAAAGCCTCACGTTTCTCTCTTGTTTCCCTTACTGAATTTCACACGAAATTCTCACTTAAAATCTGACTAAGTCCAAAGGCACCTATTTATAGCACATAGGCAGCCTTTGGGACTTCACAACACATGGACACTTGTCGTCTACAACTTTTGCCACTTAGCAGGCTATTGCTAAATCTGATCCTAACTTGTAGTTGACATTCCCTACTACATAAGCCATTATCTCCACGAAATGGTAGTGGATACAAGCACTAAACAGACATGGGTACAAGTAGTTACAAAAAGGTAACCGCCCACTACTTTGGCATGTGCACTGCATGTGCCCTTTGACTTGGTCAACTATTGCACGCCCAAGGCTGGCATTGCGCCCAGCCTTGGCTCATTTTGACATTGCTCCGCACCAACGCCTTGCCCGCAACCTGCCGTCCATGATTTTGCCGCACACGCTCGACGCCACTGCCGCCCGCACATGCCTTGGCCGAGTTTCTGCCTTGCCCATGTCAACGCTTGTTTTACCCGTGCCATTGCTTGTCTTTTGCTTCACATAGCCTTGCCTTAGCTATTGAAAGCCTTTGCCATCATTCCGCACTGCCGTGTTTTAGCTTAGCCCGCACTTGGCGCTGCCACAACCCGAAGTGCCCGTGTCATTGACTTTGGCGCGCATGCCATGCCATGCCGCCGCAACTTGCCCACATTGCCTTGTCAAGCTTTTGCCAAGCATGTCTTGCCTGCCCCAAGACCTTGGCCAATACTCTCCCACAACCCCCACATGACAATGTCTTGTCCATTGCCCGCATGATCGTTTTGCCCGCATATAGGCAAATGGCAAGGCCATCACGCCCAATCCTTGCCACAGCCGCGCCACACCCAATGTCAAAGAGTCAGGCCCGTAACAGTAGGACACCTCTGATCCCTTTCCTGTTTCTGCAACAATTTTTCATCCGCGTATCTCCAGTTGTTTTCACAACAGGGACAAACAGCCAAACTAATCAGGTCAAAGCTCATACCCGCATAAAATTGTTGCAGTACAACCTCGGGTAGCTGCCTACTTTCAAAATCCAAATTACCAAACCCAAAGGCAAATGAAAATGTTACGTTTGACAAATACCAGACTTCGACAGGAATTTAATAGTCCAGCAACTATCGTTCTATGTATCAACAACCGTACAGGACATTTTATGTATACGTAGCACATCTAAGTCTAACCATAACACAATGACAGCTAGAAGATCAGACAAGCGGAATCGAACAATAGTTTTGAAATATTTTTGCACAAGCTAGAGGATTAGGCCCTTAGGTGAAGAGGGATTGGCAGGTTCCTCGGTTTTGGAAGCTTTTGGGGACTCCGAGAAAGCATGTATAGGCACATAACCTGAAGCTGAATTTCTTCCCTGTTCTTCTTCTGCCATCTTTTCCTTCGTCTTCTGGCCCACTTCCCCTGCAGCCTTGGTGACCTTATTGAAAGCACCGGTAACCCAAGATGCCCCTGTCAAAACATATCTGTTCTTCATAATGGCAGATCCAGCAGTGCTAACTGTCTGCTCAGCAGCTGCAAAAGCTGATTTTGTCTTTTCAGTAACTTGGAACTTCTGGTCCATTTCTTTCACTTTGTCATTCACAATAGTTGTTCCCATATTGATTTTCTCACTAAGTCCAATTTTTTGGTCTAGTGAAGCAACTTTGGCTGAGGCAGTGGATATGAACTGGTGTTTCTCATCAAATGTCTTTGCTTTGTTAACTGCATCCTTGCCCAAGATGAAGCCCTTTGCCAACATGCTGCTCACAACATCTTCTGCCTTTTGAATAGCAGATCCACCACCAGCTGCATTACCGCTCCCAGTTGCCTGCGTATATATAGGATGTATACACTAGTTAGTGACTACCAGACAGTAGATAAGACCAGAATGTCGATGAATTATACAGACCTTGATTGGCACTGGAGCTGTAGGAGGCAGCTCGTAATCAGGTTCCAGGGCTACTGTGACAGACTGATCAACAATTGTGGCTCCCTGGAAAGCACAATCGATATTATTATCAGTTTTACCCCCCACCCCacca
Encoded proteins:
- the LOC104120029 gene encoding binding partner of ACD11 1, with product MSVRTVKVSNVSLGASEQDIKEFFSFSGDIEYVEMISENERSQIAYVTFKDPQGAETAVLLSGATIVDQSVTVALEPDYELPPTAPVPIKATGSGNAAGGGSAIQKAEDVVSSMLAKGFILGKDAVNKAKTFDEKHQFISTASAKVASLDQKIGLSEKINMGTTIVNDKVKEMDQKFQVTEKTKSAFAAAEQTVSTAGSAIMKNRYVLTGASWVTGAFNKVTKAAGEVGQKTKEKMAEEEQGRNSASGYVPIHAFSESPKASKTEEPANPSSPKGLIL